One Flavobacterium sp. 90 DNA segment encodes these proteins:
- a CDS encoding T9SS type B sorting domain-containing protein, producing MKHKLLLFFFIITIQLFSQTKNQSIGFKENKGQIIDQKGKSNSAVKYLLNSNGLNVQLRKNGFSYDVYEVKKTPIVRSQTAKTNPEQIPEKDKQTKPEYNLEYTFHRIDIDFVNSSSKVELITEQKSKDFDNYYNVPNKPEGIVGVHQYKQITYKNIYPNIDVVFSIPNDPQKTVEYNFVIHPKGKISDIQLKFTGAETDLVDNKIQMNVRFGKIEETLPASWIEDGNSKKEIEVGYTKIKKNVYGFNTSNSVNGKTIVIDPVPIRLWGTYYGDIHFTDEPNSINLDHLGNTIFTGSTESTTGIATSGSFQSVATTFRPAFMVKLNSNGVRIWGTYLGRAGIQCAKINPLNQIYIAGYADEGSLSTPNSFKEIGDFTDGLLMKFDTNGQRIWGTYFGGEGPERIDAISLDSHENIIIAGETHSFKGIATPNGYQTTLSNSSDYTGFFAKLDKDGSKLLYGSYFPFVIKCSTIDINDNIILAGNQYFSDFYTYPNISTTGAFKTTHNSNDGFIIKFNTSFTKLWCTYYGGDKTVIDPSENSDIISGIGIDNASNIYIVGSTTSSNNMSTIGAFKTSQNTGGQDAFIAKFNPNGERQWGSYFGNDSTAFTDFGTNCFVSAEGNVYLIGYTDSPTNISTPNSFQSIIKSGPDGYIAKFSTTGDLNWSTYYGGKGGDFLRSIDVLDGKIVVSGRTVSDDSSDLSTPGTHKTNGGGFIDVFVAEFQDCQLYTTTTSNSPICTGNSLELKASGGTNYSWTGPNGFTSTDQNPTITNATSINSGEYSCSITGTGGCDDTKKITVVIGDIEKPIPDLATLPTINGDCHTTINTIPTATDACAGAITGTTTDPLSYSLPGTYTIIWNYNDGNGNTSTQNQTVTIKSQPLPTANNSQTFCSIQNATLDNITIKGQNIKWYDAATAGTLLPSTTLLQNNVTYYATQTISGCESDRLAVVAKIENTLPPTGDANQPFCSGSNPTIGDIIVTGNLVKWYDATSNGTLLPDTTNLQDGKTYYASQTANSCESQRFAVTVSVKNTPLAPLELNSRAFCKNENATLNDIQIDGQNLKWYSSNIAASILPNSTLLENNTTYYVSQTTGCESDRTPILVKVNDTNLPTAKAEQPFCIDQNATIADINIQGTGIIWYDSATAGNILAETTLLQNRTYYATQTLNTCESKRFAVTIKIQDTQNPIAKSPQTFCIQKNAKISDITITGENIKWFESTSSNTTLSESTLLQNGITYYASQTINNCESDRIPVAIKVLEATTGDCINFVDELPFPKFFTPNNDTYNDYWTIDFAYLAPNTGIKIYDRYGKLIKELVNNGAWDGTFLDQEQPASDYWFTVTRLNGTEYRGHFSLKR from the coding sequence ATGAAACATAAGTTACTTTTATTTTTTTTTATAATAACAATCCAACTATTTTCTCAAACTAAGAACCAATCTATTGGATTTAAAGAAAATAAAGGTCAAATAATCGACCAAAAAGGAAAATCGAACTCCGCTGTAAAATATCTATTAAATTCTAATGGATTAAATGTTCAGCTTAGAAAAAACGGTTTTTCATATGATGTTTACGAAGTAAAAAAAACTCCAATCGTTCGTTCACAAACAGCAAAAACAAATCCTGAGCAGATTCCGGAAAAAGATAAACAAACCAAACCTGAGTACAATTTAGAATATACTTTCCATAGAATAGACATTGACTTTGTAAACTCAAGTTCTAAAGTTGAATTAATTACAGAACAAAAATCAAAAGACTTTGATAATTACTACAATGTTCCCAACAAACCAGAAGGAATTGTTGGTGTTCATCAATACAAACAAATTACTTACAAAAACATCTACCCAAATATTGATGTTGTTTTTTCTATTCCAAATGATCCTCAAAAAACAGTCGAATATAATTTTGTAATTCATCCAAAAGGGAAAATTTCAGACATTCAATTAAAATTTACTGGTGCTGAAACTGATTTGGTTGATAACAAAATCCAGATGAATGTTCGCTTTGGTAAAATAGAAGAAACACTTCCAGCAAGTTGGATTGAAGATGGGAATAGTAAAAAGGAAATTGAAGTTGGATATACTAAGATTAAGAAGAATGTTTATGGGTTTAATACTTCTAATTCTGTAAATGGTAAAACTATTGTTATTGATCCAGTCCCTATTAGATTATGGGGAACTTATTATGGAGATATTCATTTTACTGACGAACCAAATTCTATTAATCTTGATCACTTAGGAAATACAATTTTTACAGGAAGCACTGAGAGTACCACTGGAATTGCGACTAGCGGTTCTTTTCAATCAGTTGCAACAACATTTCGGCCTGCTTTCATGGTTAAATTAAATTCAAATGGAGTAAGAATTTGGGGAACTTATTTAGGAAGAGCAGGAATTCAGTGTGCTAAAATTAACCCTTTGAATCAAATTTATATTGCAGGATATGCTGATGAGGGATCCCTTTCAACTCCCAATTCATTCAAAGAAATTGGTGACTTTACTGATGGTCTGTTGATGAAATTTGATACTAATGGCCAAAGAATTTGGGGCACGTATTTTGGAGGAGAAGGTCCTGAGCGGATAGATGCCATTTCTCTAGACAGCCATGAAAATATAATAATCGCGGGAGAAACCCATAGCTTTAAAGGAATTGCAACTCCCAATGGATATCAAACTACATTAAGTAATTCCTCTGATTATACAGGATTCTTTGCAAAACTCGACAAAGATGGTAGTAAGCTACTTTATGGAAGTTATTTCCCTTTTGTAATAAAATGTAGTACAATAGACATAAACGACAATATAATTCTTGCAGGAAATCAATATTTTAGTGATTTTTATACCTATCCAAATATCTCAACAACCGGAGCTTTTAAAACAACTCATAATTCTAATGATGGCTTTATAATTAAGTTTAACACCAGTTTTACAAAACTTTGGTGCACCTATTATGGCGGAGATAAAACTGTCATAGACCCATCTGAAAATTCAGATATAATAAGTGGAATTGGAATTGATAATGCAAGTAACATATATATAGTTGGATCTACAACTAGCTCAAACAATATGTCCACAATAGGAGCATTTAAAACTTCTCAAAATACAGGAGGTCAAGATGCCTTCATTGCAAAATTCAATCCCAATGGTGAGAGACAATGGGGATCATATTTTGGCAATGACTCCACAGCATTTACTGATTTTGGTACAAACTGTTTTGTTTCAGCAGAGGGTAATGTATATTTAATTGGATATACAGATAGCCCAACTAATATCTCTACTCCAAATTCTTTTCAAAGCATTATTAAAAGTGGACCTGATGGATATATTGCAAAATTTTCGACAACCGGCGATTTAAACTGGAGTACTTATTATGGTGGAAAAGGAGGGGATTTTTTAAGAAGTATTGATGTTTTAGATGGGAAAATTGTCGTGTCAGGGAGAACTGTTTCTGATGATTCATCAGATTTAAGTACACCAGGCACGCATAAAACAAATGGTGGAGGATTTATTGACGTTTTTGTTGCGGAGTTCCAAGATTGCCAATTGTATACAACTACAACAAGTAACTCTCCTATATGTACTGGAAACTCTTTAGAGCTAAAAGCTTCTGGAGGAACAAATTATTCCTGGACTGGACCAAACGGTTTTACATCTACGGATCAAAATCCAACTATTACAAATGCAACATCCATTAACAGTGGTGAATACAGTTGTTCAATTACGGGAACTGGAGGTTGTGATGATACCAAAAAAATTACCGTTGTTATTGGCGATATTGAAAAACCAATTCCTGATTTAGCAACTCTTCCAACAATAAATGGAGATTGTCACACAACAATAAATACCATTCCAACTGCGACAGATGCTTGTGCTGGAGCGATTACGGGAACAACAACAGATCCATTATCATATAGTTTACCAGGAACTTATACTATTATTTGGAATTATAATGATGGAAATGGAAATACGTCAACACAAAATCAAACTGTTACTATTAAAAGTCAACCACTTCCTACTGCTAATAATTCGCAAACTTTCTGTAGTATTCAAAATGCTACTTTGGATAATATTACTATTAAGGGACAAAATATAAAATGGTATGACGCTGCAACCGCGGGAACATTATTACCAAGTACAACTTTACTTCAAAATAATGTAACGTATTACGCCACGCAAACAATTAGCGGTTGTGAAAGCGATAGATTGGCTGTAGTCGCAAAAATTGAAAATACTCTACCTCCAACAGGAGATGCAAATCAACCTTTTTGTTCGGGATCAAATCCAACTATCGGCGATATTATAGTTACGGGAAATCTTGTAAAATGGTATGATGCCACTTCAAATGGAACACTTTTGCCAGATACAACAAATCTTCAAGACGGAAAGACATATTACGCCTCTCAAACAGCAAATAGTTGTGAAAGTCAAAGATTTGCTGTCACTGTTTCTGTAAAGAATACTCCTCTTGCTCCTCTTGAACTTAATAGTCGTGCTTTCTGCAAAAATGAAAATGCAACTTTAAACGATATTCAAATTGATGGACAAAATTTGAAATGGTACAGTTCAAATATTGCAGCCAGTATTTTACCGAATAGTACTTTGCTGGAAAACAATACTACTTATTATGTTTCACAAACTACAGGATGCGAAAGTGACAGAACTCCTATTTTGGTAAAAGTAAATGACACAAATTTGCCAACAGCAAAAGCAGAACAACCTTTCTGTATCGATCAAAATGCTACAATTGCTGATATTAATATTCAAGGAACAGGAATCATTTGGTATGATTCGGCTACAGCCGGAAACATTCTGGCAGAAACAACTTTGCTACAAAATAGAACGTATTACGCAACGCAAACTTTAAACACTTGCGAAAGTAAACGATTTGCCGTGACTATAAAAATACAAGACACTCAAAACCCAATTGCCAAATCTCCTCAAACATTTTGTATTCAAAAAAATGCTAAAATAAGTGACATCACTATTACCGGAGAAAATATCAAATGGTTTGAAAGCACCTCTTCAAATACTACTTTATCAGAATCAACTTTGCTACAAAACGGCATTACTTATTATGCTTCACAAACAATCAACAATTGTGAAAGTGACAGAATTCCGGTAGCGATAAAAGTTCTTGAAGCTACTACTGGCGACTGTATTAATTTTGTTGACGAGCTTCCTTTTCCAAAATTCTTCACTCCAAACAATGATACTTATAATGATTACTGGACAATTGATTTTGCGTATTTAGCGCCAAATACAGGAATCAAAATATATGATCGCTATGGAAAATTAATCAAAGAATTAGTTAATAATGGAGCTTGGGACGGTACTTTTCTTGATCAGGAACAACCCGCATCTGATTATTGGTTTACAGTAACAAGATTAAACGGAACTGAATATCGAGGACATTTTAGTTTGAAACGATAA